One Gammaproteobacteria bacterium DNA segment encodes these proteins:
- a CDS encoding SlyX family protein — MDVKTLAIAMAAVCTCVWAGPGLADMTMEERMERLEQRLRYLENRVNDQDETIRQKDRTIAELKRQQDKLAPRWERVEERLDAGDTDGGWFQGVEV; from the coding sequence ATGGATGTAAAGACTCTGGCCATCGCCATGGCGGCCGTCTGTACCTGCGTGTGGGCCGGTCCCGGGTTGGCCGATATGACCATGGAGGAGCGCATGGAACGTCTGGAGCAGCGCCTGCGCTACCTGGAGAACCGCGTCAACGACCAGGACGAGACCATCCGCCAGAAGGATCGGACCATCGCCGAACTCAAGCGCCAGCAGGACAAGTTGGCACCGCGCTGGGAGCGGGTGGAGGAACGGCTCGACGCGGGCGACACGGATGGTGGCTGGTTCCAGGGCGTGGAGGTGTAG
- a CDS encoding DUF302 domain-containing protein, giving the protein MRIFLLPLLCLLFSVPAWAGNGLITKQSAHDVATTIDRLEAALEEKGLTIFARVNHTAGAAKVDLQLRPTELLIFGNPKAGTPLMQSDQRVGIDLPQKALAWQDAEGNVWLTYNDPAYLARRHFITDRDELAGKIGGLLKALTDKATR; this is encoded by the coding sequence ATGCGCATATTCCTGCTACCCCTCCTGTGCCTGCTCTTCAGCGTGCCCGCGTGGGCCGGCAACGGCCTCATCACCAAACAGAGCGCCCACGACGTGGCCACCACCATCGATCGCCTCGAGGCGGCGCTGGAGGAGAAGGGCCTCACCATCTTCGCGCGGGTGAACCACACCGCCGGGGCCGCCAAGGTGGATCTGCAACTGCGCCCCACGGAGCTGCTGATCTTCGGCAACCCCAAGGCCGGCACCCCCCTGATGCAGAGCGATCAGCGCGTGGGCATCGACCTGCCCCAGAAGGCCCTGGCGTGGCAGGATGCCGAAGGCAATGTGTGGCTGACCTACAACGACCCCGCCTATCTCGCACGGCGCCACTTCATCACCGATCGTGATGAGCTGGCAGGCAAGATCGGGGGCCTGCTCAAGGCCCTGACCGACAAGGCCACCCGCTAG
- a CDS encoding LbtU family siderophore porin, which yields MGGLVEVEAGWTDPYSGDDESDIVLATMELGIGARINDWTRADILFLHEEDDTDLEVDVGTITIAAPDGRWALTGGQFYLPFGIFDSHMVSDPLTLELGETRESAVMLGAAKKEFSGGVYLFNGENDPGGDQDIDNWGAVLGYATEGEGLGLAANIGFIDDLGDSDALQDTIDASLAAIGSGRAATLDGRRDDVHGWFAIAALTSGRFTLIGEYLAATERFRANELMDGSGRLKPEAWNVEAGAAFLLTGRDATFALGVQGTRDAVALELPRRRYLATLSVWVLENTMLSFEWAHDEDYGRSDDDADTVTAQVAVEF from the coding sequence GTGGGCGGCCTGGTGGAGGTGGAGGCCGGCTGGACGGATCCCTACAGCGGCGACGACGAGAGCGACATCGTGCTGGCCACCATGGAACTCGGCATCGGCGCCCGCATCAACGACTGGACGCGGGCCGATATCCTGTTCCTCCACGAAGAGGATGACACCGATCTGGAGGTGGACGTAGGCACCATCACCATCGCCGCCCCCGACGGGCGCTGGGCGCTCACGGGCGGCCAGTTCTATCTGCCCTTCGGGATCTTCGACAGCCACATGGTGTCGGACCCCCTGACCCTGGAGTTGGGCGAGACGCGGGAATCCGCCGTGATGCTGGGTGCCGCGAAGAAAGAGTTCTCAGGTGGTGTCTACCTGTTCAACGGCGAGAACGATCCGGGCGGGGACCAGGACATCGACAACTGGGGTGCCGTCCTCGGCTATGCCACCGAAGGGGAGGGCCTCGGCCTCGCCGCCAACATCGGCTTCATCGATGATCTGGGGGATTCCGATGCCCTCCAGGACACCATCGATGCCAGCCTCGCCGCTATCGGCTCCGGGCGGGCCGCGACCCTCGATGGGCGTCGCGACGACGTCCATGGCTGGTTCGCCATTGCCGCGCTCACCAGCGGTCGCTTCACCCTCATCGGCGAGTACCTGGCCGCCACCGAGCGCTTCCGGGCCAACGAACTCATGGATGGCTCGGGACGGTTGAAGCCCGAGGCCTGGAACGTGGAGGCCGGAGCGGCCTTCCTCCTCACCGGGCGGGACGCCACCTTCGCCCTCGGCGTCCAGGGCACCCGGGACGCCGTGGCCCTGGAACTGCCCCGGCGGCGCTACCTGGCGACCCTGTCGGTGTGGGTGCTGGAAAACACCATGCTGTCCTTCGAGTGGGCCCATGACGAGGACTACGGTCGCAGCGACGACGACGCCGATACCGTCACGGCCCAGGTGGCGGTGGAGTTCTGA
- a CDS encoding SufE family protein: MTTTEELLENFELLGDWEERYRYLIDLGRQLPALDPADRNEANRVEGCMSNVWLKGGFDDGSPSRLHLEADSDAHITKGIAALLRELYQGRTRKEVEQLDIRDLFERIGLVEHLSPTRQNGLHSMVERIKSLAGQ; this comes from the coding sequence ATGACCACCACTGAGGAACTCCTGGAAAACTTCGAGCTGCTGGGGGACTGGGAGGAGCGCTACCGTTACCTCATCGATCTCGGCCGTCAACTGCCCGCCCTGGACCCGGCCGATCGCAATGAGGCCAATCGCGTGGAGGGCTGCATGAGCAACGTATGGCTCAAGGGGGGCTTCGACGACGGCTCGCCGTCCCGTCTCCATCTGGAGGCGGACAGCGATGCCCACATCACCAAGGGTATCGCCGCCCTGCTGCGGGAACTCTATCAGGGCCGGACCCGCAAGGAGGTGGAACAATTGGACATCCGGGACCTGTTCGAGCGCATCGGCCTGGTGGAGCACCTCTCCCCCACCCGCCAGAATGGCCTCCACAGCATGGTCGAGCGCATCAAGTCCCTGGCGGGGCAGTGA
- the aroG gene encoding 3-deoxy-7-phosphoheptulonate synthase AroG, which translates to MVTTYHTDDVRIADIKEVIPPDQVHADFPITETAARTVLETRQAIHNLIHGHDDRLLVVVGPCSIHDSVAAREYAARLRPVKERLAADLLVVMRVYFEKPRTTVGWKGLINDPDLDRSFHINKGLRLARSLLLDLNESGVPAATEYLDLVTPQYFSDLISWGAIGARTTESQVHRELASGLSCPVGFKNGTDGTLRIAIDAIRSASNPHHFLSLTKAGKSAIFSTRGNDDCHIILRGGREPNYDSTAVQQAAHSLEQAALAPRIMIDFSHANSRKEYQRQVEVGRDVAAQLAAGEQRIIGTMVESHLVAGRQDIVPGQTPVFGQSITDACIGWEDSEALLEELAGAVRARRDKIPSRG; encoded by the coding sequence GTGGTCACAACCTACCACACCGATGATGTTCGCATCGCCGATATAAAGGAGGTCATACCTCCCGACCAGGTGCACGCCGATTTTCCCATAACGGAAACTGCGGCGCGCACGGTATTGGAAACACGGCAAGCCATCCATAACCTCATCCACGGCCACGACGACCGCCTGTTGGTGGTGGTGGGCCCCTGTTCGATTCACGACTCCGTAGCGGCACGGGAATACGCGGCGCGCCTGCGGCCAGTGAAGGAACGCCTGGCCGCGGATCTCCTCGTCGTGATGCGGGTGTATTTCGAGAAACCCCGCACCACGGTGGGCTGGAAGGGCCTCATCAACGATCCCGACCTGGACCGCAGCTTCCATATCAACAAGGGCCTGCGTCTCGCCCGCAGCCTGTTGCTCGACCTCAACGAATCCGGCGTACCGGCGGCGACGGAATACCTCGACCTCGTCACGCCCCAATATTTCTCGGACCTCATCAGTTGGGGCGCCATCGGGGCGCGCACCACGGAGAGCCAGGTACACCGGGAGCTGGCATCCGGCCTGTCGTGCCCGGTGGGCTTCAAGAACGGCACCGACGGCACCCTGCGCATCGCCATCGACGCCATTCGCTCGGCCTCCAACCCCCATCATTTTCTGTCCCTCACCAAAGCGGGTAAGTCTGCCATCTTCTCTACCCGCGGCAACGACGACTGTCACATCATTTTGCGCGGCGGGCGCGAACCGAATTACGACAGCACCGCCGTGCAGCAGGCAGCCCACTCTCTGGAGCAGGCTGCCCTGGCCCCCAGAATCATGATCGACTTCAGTCACGCCAACAGCCGCAAAGAGTATCAGCGACAGGTGGAGGTGGGCAGAGACGTGGCGGCCCAACTGGCCGCCGGCGAGCAACGCATCATCGGCACCATGGTGGAGAGCCACCTGGTGGCCGGACGCCAGGACATCGTACCCGGGCAGACTCCGGTGTTCGGTCAGAGCATCACCGATGCCTGCATCGGCTGGGAGGATAGCGAGGCCCTCCTGGAGGAACTCGCCGGCGCCGTGCGGGCCCGCCGGGACAAGATTCCATCGCGAGGCTGA
- a CDS encoding RES family NAD+ phosphorylase yields the protein MASRFPPVGIFDRVGDPADLEAVFHIEGLTNPRLRQQAGDLSVVPPEDRVSGPGTTPIMAAFTHLNPDGSRFTDGSYGVYYAARSIHTAIAETRFHRARFLAMTNEPPIEIDMRAYACDIDSELHDIRGGQDTWPAVYDPDPARYGAAQALSRELRAHGSNGIVYDSVREPGRQCVAVFRRPVLSPVIQGPHFCYVWDRRAITEVYEKPSYDPVGAGV from the coding sequence GTGGCGAGTCGTTTTCCCCCGGTGGGGATCTTCGATCGTGTCGGCGACCCCGCCGATCTCGAGGCGGTCTTCCACATCGAGGGCCTGACCAACCCCCGGCTACGGCAGCAGGCGGGGGATCTGTCCGTGGTGCCGCCGGAGGACCGGGTTTCGGGCCCGGGCACCACACCCATAATGGCCGCGTTTACCCACCTCAATCCGGATGGCAGCCGTTTCACCGACGGGTCGTATGGCGTTTATTACGCGGCGCGCTCCATCCATACGGCCATCGCCGAGACGCGGTTTCACAGGGCGCGGTTTCTGGCGATGACGAACGAGCCACCCATCGAGATCGATATGCGGGCCTATGCCTGTGATATCGATTCCGAGCTGCACGATATCCGTGGCGGCCAGGACACCTGGCCGGCGGTGTACGACCCGGACCCGGCCAGGTACGGGGCCGCCCAGGCCCTGTCCCGGGAACTGCGGGCCCACGGCTCGAACGGGATCGTCTACGACAGTGTCCGTGAACCGGGCAGGCAATGCGTGGCCGTGTTCCGCCGGCCGGTGCTCTCCCCGGTCATCCAGGGGCCGCATTTCTGTTATGTCTGGGACAGGCGCGCCATTACCGAAGTGTATGAGAAGCCCAGCTATGACCCGGTTGGGGCAGGCGTTTGA
- the rpiA gene encoding ribose-5-phosphate isomerase RpiA — translation MSSDDNKKAAAQAALQHVIPGSIVGIGTGSTANHFIDLLAGIKHKIDGAVASSEASAERLRGHGIQVLDLNSVDDLPLYVDGADESNHNLQLIKGGGGALTREKIVAAVADKFVCIADGSKLVDVLGAFPLPVEVVPMARSYVARQIVGLGGNPMWRDGFVTDNGNLILDVHNLEIMEAAGMEERLNNITGVVTNGLFARRPADVLILGTDDGVKVME, via the coding sequence ATGTCATCAGACGACAACAAGAAGGCCGCAGCCCAGGCCGCCCTGCAACACGTCATACCGGGATCCATCGTCGGTATCGGCACCGGCAGCACCGCCAATCATTTCATCGATCTGCTGGCGGGCATCAAGCACAAGATCGACGGCGCGGTGGCCAGCTCCGAGGCCTCGGCCGAGCGCCTGCGGGGCCACGGCATCCAGGTACTGGACCTCAACAGCGTCGACGATCTGCCCCTCTACGTGGACGGTGCCGACGAGTCGAACCACAACCTGCAGCTCATCAAGGGCGGCGGCGGTGCCCTGACCCGGGAGAAGATCGTGGCCGCGGTGGCCGACAAGTTCGTGTGCATCGCCGACGGCTCCAAGCTGGTGGATGTCCTGGGGGCCTTTCCCCTGCCGGTGGAGGTGGTCCCCATGGCCCGCAGCTACGTGGCCCGGCAGATCGTGGGCCTGGGCGGCAACCCCATGTGGCGCGACGGCTTCGTCACCGACAACGGCAACCTCATCCTGGACGTGCACAACCTGGAGATCATGGAGGCCGCCGGCATGGAGGAGCGGCTGAACAACATCACCGGCGTGGTCACCAACGGCCTGTTCGCCCGGCGCCCGGCGGATGTGCTCATCCTCGGCACCGACGACGGTGTCAAGGTCATGGAATAG
- the sat gene encoding sulfate adenylyltransferase, translated as MIKPHGSEALNPLFVYDSKEHHELTHEAENLPSMMLTSAAAANAVMLGGGYFNPLTGYMNLADAISVAENMKTTDGLFWPTPVLNLTDDVTAIQGHRRISLKDPNVEGHPILAVMDVADIEEASDDELNLIAEKTFGTLDSEHPGVAAFMAQGRYVVSGTIRVLSFSYFQQDFPDTFRTAVEIRNEIAERGWKKIVAFQTRNPMHLAHEELCHMAMARTGADGLVIHMLLGKLKSGDIPAPVRDAAIRKMVELYFPPNSAMVTGYGFDMLYAGPREAVLHAVFRQNMGATHFIIGRDHAGVGDYYGAFEAQEIFDTIPAGTLEIEIFKADHTAWSKKLNKVVMMSEAPDHTKDDFVLLSGTKVREMLGNGEAPPAEFSRPEVAKILIDYYQSK; from the coding sequence ATGATAAAACCCCACGGGTCTGAGGCCCTGAACCCGCTGTTCGTATACGACTCCAAGGAGCACCACGAACTCACCCACGAGGCGGAGAACCTGCCCTCCATGATGCTGACCTCGGCGGCTGCGGCCAATGCGGTGATGCTGGGCGGCGGCTACTTCAACCCCCTGACGGGCTATATGAACCTGGCCGACGCCATCTCGGTGGCGGAGAACATGAAGACCACCGACGGCCTGTTCTGGCCCACCCCCGTGCTCAACCTAACGGATGACGTCACCGCCATCCAGGGCCACCGGCGCATCTCCCTCAAGGACCCCAACGTCGAGGGTCATCCCATCCTCGCGGTGATGGACGTCGCGGACATCGAAGAGGCCTCCGACGACGAGCTGAACCTCATCGCCGAGAAGACCTTCGGCACCCTGGACAGCGAGCATCCCGGTGTCGCCGCCTTCATGGCCCAGGGCCGCTACGTGGTCTCGGGTACCATCCGGGTGCTGAGCTTCTCCTACTTCCAGCAGGACTTCCCCGACACCTTCCGCACCGCGGTGGAGATCAGGAACGAGATCGCGGAGCGTGGCTGGAAGAAGATCGTCGCCTTTCAGACCCGCAACCCCATGCACCTGGCCCACGAGGAGCTGTGTCACATGGCGATGGCGCGCACCGGCGCCGACGGCCTCGTGATCCACATGCTGCTGGGCAAGCTCAAGTCCGGCGATATCCCCGCCCCCGTGCGCGACGCCGCCATCCGCAAGATGGTGGAACTCTACTTTCCGCCCAACAGCGCCATGGTCACGGGCTACGGCTTCGACATGCTCTACGCGGGCCCCCGCGAGGCGGTGCTGCACGCCGTGTTCCGCCAGAACATGGGCGCCACCCATTTCATCATCGGCCGCGACCACGCCGGCGTCGGCGACTACTACGGCGCCTTCGAGGCCCAGGAGATCTTCGACACCATCCCCGCCGGCACCCTGGAGATCGAGATCTTCAAGGCCGACCACACCGCCTGGTCCAAGAAGCTCAACAAGGTGGTGATGATGAGTGAGGCGCCGGACCACACTAAAGATGACTTCGTGCTCCTGTCCGGCACCAAGGTGCGCGAGATGCTGGGCAACGGCGAAGCCCCGCCGGCGGAGTTCTCCCGCCCCGAGGTGGCAAAGATCCTCATCGATTACTACCAGAGCAAGTAA
- a CDS encoding AAA family ATPase: MREPQLVETHISWVLLSGDYAYKIKKPVDLGFLDFSTPDKRRFYCEEELRLNSRLAPDIYLEVVPVTGTPESPAIQGEGPVVDHAVKMRQFPQEGLLDRRLEQGLVRAADIDHMAAVVAAFHRDIPAAHGDGGKGNPGGILEPALENFRHLRAHTPDDLAPALETLERWTRDTFAALAGVFAARRAGGFVRECHGDMHLGNMAEVDGELRIFDGIEFSAALRWIDVMSEAAFVMTDLNHRGRADFGWRFINRYLEETADYDGLAVLAFYRVYRIMVRAKVAAIRLEQLSPDSEEWRADKAEVERYVAQALGVTAAPEPTLILTRGVSGSGKSWLSQGLVEHLGAVRLRSDVERKRLFGLARDADSGALPGAGIYTPEAGRRTFEQLRVQARGVLRAGLTAIVDATFLATAHRRPFLELAAAEGVPCLVLDVTLDPDTARRRVEERAARGDDPSEAGVEVLERQLADYAPLEKEKGARVLGIDGASPPAPEALATAVRARLEAFT; encoded by the coding sequence GTGAGAGAGCCGCAGCTGGTGGAGACCCACATCTCGTGGGTCCTCCTCAGCGGTGACTACGCCTACAAGATCAAGAAGCCGGTGGACCTCGGCTTTCTCGATTTCAGCACCCCCGACAAGCGCCGTTTCTACTGCGAAGAAGAGCTGCGCCTGAACAGCCGCCTGGCGCCCGATATCTATCTGGAGGTGGTCCCCGTTACCGGGACACCCGAGTCGCCCGCCATCCAGGGTGAAGGGCCGGTGGTGGACCATGCCGTCAAGATGCGCCAGTTCCCCCAGGAGGGACTGCTGGACCGGCGCCTTGAGCAGGGGCTGGTGAGGGCCGCCGATATCGACCACATGGCGGCGGTGGTGGCGGCGTTCCATCGAGACATCCCCGCGGCGCACGGCGATGGAGGCAAAGGGAACCCGGGAGGGATATTGGAACCGGCCCTGGAGAACTTCCGCCATCTGCGGGCCCACACCCCCGACGATCTGGCACCCGCCCTCGAGACCCTGGAACGCTGGACCCGGGACACCTTCGCGGCCCTCGCGGGCGTGTTCGCGGCCCGCCGCGCCGGCGGCTTCGTGCGCGAATGCCATGGCGACATGCACCTCGGCAACATGGCCGAGGTGGACGGGGAGCTGCGGATCTTCGACGGCATCGAGTTCAGTGCGGCACTGCGCTGGATCGACGTCATGAGCGAGGCCGCCTTCGTGATGACCGACCTCAACCACCGCGGGCGGGCTGACTTCGGCTGGCGCTTCATCAACCGTTACCTGGAGGAAACGGCGGACTACGACGGGCTCGCGGTCCTCGCCTTCTACCGCGTCTACCGCATCATGGTGCGCGCCAAGGTGGCCGCCATCCGCCTGGAGCAGCTCTCTCCCGACAGCGAGGAATGGCGGGCCGACAAGGCGGAGGTGGAGCGCTACGTGGCGCAGGCCCTGGGGGTGACCGCCGCCCCGGAGCCCACATTGATACTCACCCGCGGCGTCTCAGGCAGCGGCAAGTCCTGGCTGAGCCAGGGTCTGGTGGAGCATCTGGGGGCGGTGCGCCTGCGCTCCGACGTGGAGCGCAAGCGCCTGTTCGGCCTGGCCCGCGATGCCGACTCCGGCGCGCTGCCGGGGGCCGGGATCTACACCCCGGAGGCCGGCCGCCGCACCTTCGAGCAGCTGAGGGTGCAGGCCCGCGGTGTGCTGCGCGCCGGTCTGACGGCCATCGTCGATGCCACCTTCCTCGCCACCGCGCACCGCCGGCCCTTCCTGGAGCTGGCCGCCGCCGAGGGCGTGCCGTGCCTGGTGCTCGACGTCACCCTGGACCCGGACACGGCGCGCCGCCGGGTCGAAGAGCGCGCGGCCCGGGGCGACGACCCCTCGGAGGCAGGGGTCGAAGTGCTGGAACGGCAGCTGGCGGACTACGCACCGCTGGAAAAAGAGAAAGGCGCACGGGTCCTCGGCATCGACGGCGCCTCCCCCCCCGCCCCGGAGGCCCTCGCCACCGCCGTCCGCGCCCGCCTGGAGGCCTTTACCTGA
- the ilvA gene encoding threonine ammonia-lyase, biosynthetic — protein sequence MPVNYIQKILKARVYEVARETPLDFAPLLSARHGNRIYLKREDLQPVFSFKIRGAYNKIVQLSEEELARGVIAASAGNHAQGVALAGARLGIRAVIVMPKTTPTIKVEAVRRLGGEIVLAGNAYDEAFDHAMELAEREGLVIIPPYDDVDVIAGQGTVGMEIMRQHTRPLHAIFVPVGGGGLLAGIAVYVKTFWPEVKIIGVEPDDAPSMHHALAAGERVRLDSVGLFADGVAVRQAGFEPFRVCRDTVDQVVLVSGDEICAAIKDIFDDTRSIAEPAGAIAVAGLKKYVAEHHIEGRNLVAVDSGANMNFDRLRYVAERTATGDQSEALLAVTIPEQPGSFRAFCHAIGPRAITEFNYRYATDSDATVFVGVALREGVADKGRLVGHLQEKGYRVDDLSDNELAKLHVRYMVGGRSEQVTDEVVYRFEFPERPGALLRFLTNLGQRWNISLFHYRNLGADYGRVLAGLQIPAAAKAEFQAFLDELGYAYAEETDNPAYLAFLKARG from the coding sequence GTGCCCGTTAATTACATCCAGAAGATCCTCAAGGCGCGGGTCTACGAAGTGGCGCGGGAGACCCCCCTGGATTTTGCGCCCCTGCTGTCCGCGCGTCACGGCAACCGCATTTACCTCAAGCGCGAGGATCTGCAGCCCGTGTTCTCGTTCAAGATCCGGGGGGCCTACAACAAGATCGTCCAGCTCAGCGAAGAGGAGCTGGCCCGCGGCGTCATCGCCGCCTCCGCCGGCAACCACGCCCAGGGGGTGGCCCTGGCCGGGGCGCGCCTCGGCATCCGGGCCGTGATCGTCATGCCCAAGACCACCCCCACCATCAAGGTGGAGGCGGTGCGCCGCCTCGGTGGCGAGATCGTGCTTGCGGGCAATGCCTACGATGAGGCCTTCGACCACGCCATGGAACTGGCGGAACGGGAGGGCCTGGTCATCATCCCGCCCTACGACGATGTGGACGTCATCGCCGGCCAGGGCACCGTGGGCATGGAGATCATGCGCCAGCACACCCGGCCCCTGCACGCCATCTTCGTGCCCGTGGGGGGGGGTGGGTTGCTGGCGGGTATCGCCGTGTATGTGAAGACCTTCTGGCCCGAGGTGAAGATCATCGGCGTGGAGCCGGATGATGCCCCTTCGATGCATCACGCCCTGGCGGCGGGGGAGCGGGTGCGCCTGGACTCCGTGGGGCTGTTCGCCGACGGCGTGGCGGTGCGCCAGGCGGGCTTCGAGCCCTTCCGGGTGTGCCGGGACACGGTGGACCAGGTAGTGCTGGTGTCCGGCGACGAGATCTGTGCCGCCATCAAGGACATCTTCGACGACACCCGCTCCATCGCCGAGCCCGCGGGGGCCATCGCCGTGGCGGGGCTCAAGAAGTACGTGGCCGAGCACCACATCGAGGGCCGGAACCTGGTGGCGGTGGACAGCGGTGCCAACATGAACTTCGATCGCCTGCGTTACGTGGCCGAACGTACCGCCACCGGCGACCAAAGCGAGGCCCTGTTGGCGGTTACCATCCCCGAGCAGCCGGGCAGCTTTCGGGCCTTCTGCCACGCCATCGGCCCCCGTGCCATCACCGAATTCAACTACCGCTACGCCACCGATAGCGACGCCACGGTGTTCGTGGGGGTGGCGCTGCGGGAAGGAGTGGCGGACAAGGGGCGCCTCGTCGGCCATCTGCAGGAGAAGGGCTACCGGGTGGATGACCTGTCGGACAACGAGCTGGCCAAGCTGCATGTGCGCTACATGGTGGGGGGGCGCTCGGAGCAGGTGACGGACGAGGTGGTGTATCGCTTCGAGTTCCCCGAACGCCCGGGGGCCCTGCTGCGTTTCCTCACCAACCTGGGCCAGCGCTGGAATATCAGCCTGTTCCACTACCGCAACCTGGGTGCCGACTACGGCCGCGTGCTGGCGGGCCTGCAGATCCCCGCCGCCGCCAAGGCAGAGTTCCAGGCCTTTCTCGACGAATTGGGCTATGCCTATGCCGAGGAGACGGACAACCCGGCCTATCTCGCCTTCCTCAAGGCCCGCGGCTGA
- the yidD gene encoding membrane protein insertion efficiency factor YidD, with amino-acid sequence MARLIRLLLRGYQLVISPLIGPHCRHIPTCSNYALEAVERFGAWKGGRLALARLMRCHPWGTSGYDPVPKGEDHQHACGSDGHDHH; translated from the coding sequence ATGGCGCGCCTCATCAGGTTGCTGTTGCGCGGCTACCAGCTGGTGATTTCACCGCTAATCGGCCCCCATTGCCGGCATATTCCCACCTGTTCGAACTACGCTCTGGAAGCCGTGGAGCGCTTCGGCGCCTGGAAGGGGGGGCGTCTGGCCCTCGCGCGCCTGATGCGGTGCCATCCCTGGGGAACCAGCGGTTACGATCCGGTGCCGAAAGGGGAAGATCACCAACACGCGTGCGGGAGCGATGGCCATGACCACCACTGA